A genomic region of Spea bombifrons isolate aSpeBom1 chromosome 9, aSpeBom1.2.pri, whole genome shotgun sequence contains the following coding sequences:
- the LOC128504284 gene encoding neurexin-3-like gives MTFGHHTLSFTLRLSFLLGSILGLSLGLEFMGLPNQWARYLRWDASTRSDLSFQLRTNVSTGLLLYFDDGGICDFLSLSLVDGRVRLRFSIDCAETVVLSDKKVNDGGWHFLMLSRNRLRTVLVLDGEAKPGEVRPQRQHMNIVSDLFVGGVPGDMRSEALTLASVRDMAPFSGYLLDLKYGNSEPRLLGSHGARLDLEGLCAENPCENGGICHLIAGEPTCDCAATGYGGKFCSEGLAHMMIDDQGMAFSNLEAPARPFHAFHPHHPLISRLSNGTIPELVAVKPLGINREGRYGVSST, from the exons ATGACTTTTGGGCATCACACCCTCAGTTTTACTCTGCGGTTAAGTTTCCTCCTGGGCTCCATTTTAGGCCTGAGCCTGGGATTAGAGTTTATGGGCCTCCCCAACCAGTGGGCTCGATACCTGAGATGGGATGCCAGTACCCGCAGCGACCTCAGCTTCCAGCTCAGGACCAACGTCTCCACCGGTCTCCTTCTCTACTTTGACGATGGTGGCATCTGTGACTTCCTCTCCCTTTCTCTGGTAGATGGTCGCGTCCGACTGCGCTTCAGCATCGACTGTGCAGAGACCGTGGTGCTGAGTGACAAAAAGGTGAACGATGGCGGGTGGCATTTCCTCATGTTGAGTCGGAACAGGCTGAGGACCGTCCTGGTTCTGGATGGGGAAGCCAAGCCCGGAGAGGTCCGCCCGCAGAGGCAGCACATGAATATTGTCAGTGATCTGTTCGTGGGGGGTGTCCCTGGGGACATGCGCTCAGAGGCTCTCACGCTGGCCTCCGTTAGGGATATGGCTCCATTCTCTGGATACCTACTTGACCTTAAGTACGGCAATTCTGAGCCACGGCTGCTGGGTAGCCACGGTGCCCGGCTGGATCTGGAGGGACTGTGTGCCGAAAACCCATGTGAGAATGGAGGGATCTGTCACCTGATTGCCGGGGAACCCACCTGTGATTGTGCGGCCACTGGATATGGGGGCAAGTTCTGCTCGGAAG GCTTGGCCCACATGATGATTGATGACCAAGGTATGGCTTTCTCAAATCTAGAAGCACCCGCCAGACCATTTCATGCCTTTCACCCCCATCACCCGCTCATTTCCCGTCTGTCTAATGGGACCATCCCGGAATTAGTTGCAGTGAAGCCCCTGGGTATTAACCGGGAGGGCAGATACGGAGTGTCGAGTACGTAA